One Paenibacillus riograndensis SBR5 DNA segment encodes these proteins:
- a CDS encoding helix-turn-helix domain-containing protein, translating to MGRDDAGATATIRDALAMYLSQHGMSINQFAGISGINAGTLSRVVGGTSRLP from the coding sequence ATGGGGCGGGATGATGCCGGGGCTACAGCCACGATTCGCGATGCATTAGCAATGTATCTGTCACAGCATGGAATGTCCATTAATCAATTTGCCGGAATATCCGGAATTAATGCTGGAACACTTAGCCGGGTGGTTGGGGGCACCAGCCGATTGCCATGA
- a CDS encoding CD3073 family putative ECF transporter S component, whose product MNQKTLVITLGALAIAINVIAGTVVSNLKIPFLFLDTVGTIFIAAVFGPLWGALVGLLTNLVLGVTSGYTAIPFALVNVIVGLVVGYASRKKGFTFSSALVSGIILGILCPAVGSVIAIGLFGGLTGGVQDVAVLWLKQAGTSLFAAAFLPRLGENLIDKILSALLVYYVVKNLPHSLIKRPALKKKDSSRAA is encoded by the coding sequence ATGAATCAAAAAACGCTCGTCATTACGCTGGGAGCCCTTGCTATTGCCATTAATGTCATTGCAGGAACTGTGGTCAGCAATTTAAAAATTCCTTTTCTGTTTCTGGATACCGTTGGCACTATATTCATTGCCGCCGTCTTTGGCCCCTTATGGGGAGCGCTCGTCGGCCTGCTGACAAACCTTGTGCTTGGTGTAACCTCAGGGTATACAGCTATACCTTTTGCTCTTGTAAATGTCATTGTCGGTCTGGTGGTCGGCTATGCCTCCCGTAAGAAAGGCTTCACCTTCTCTTCAGCCCTGGTCTCGGGTATTATTCTGGGCATTCTATGCCCCGCCGTGGGTTCAGTGATCGCCATTGGATTGTTTGGCGGATTAACGGGCGGAGTGCAGGATGTTGCGGTGTTATGGCTCAAGCAGGCAGGAACCAGCTTGTTCGCTGCCGCTTTTCTGCCGCGCCTTGGCGAGAACCTGATCGATAAAATTCTATCCGCCCTGCTTGTATATTACGTAGTCAAGAATCTGCCGCATTCTTTAATCAAGCGCCCGGCGCTTAAGAAGAAGGATAGTTCCCGTGCAGCGTAG
- a CDS encoding CD3072 family TudS-related putative desulfidase yields the protein MQRSKKIIVASHCVINQNAVVEGEARSPGVMKAAVDWTYEQGYGLFQLPCPEFTFLGPERPPMTVEEYDTPEFRSHNRSILQPVVEQLKTYQDHGYSIVGGLGISGSPSCDPGKGVFMRDFLELAAENGVAIDFFWQIPNTADGTFNPGDSNSVYGPTRTPVTQKGDEQQ from the coding sequence GTGCAGCGTAGCAAAAAGATTATTGTAGCCTCCCACTGCGTCATCAATCAGAATGCCGTAGTGGAAGGCGAGGCTCGAAGTCCAGGCGTGATGAAAGCGGCAGTCGACTGGACTTATGAGCAGGGGTACGGGCTGTTTCAGCTGCCCTGCCCGGAATTCACCTTCCTGGGGCCGGAGCGTCCTCCAATGACGGTCGAGGAGTACGATACCCCGGAATTCCGCAGCCATAACCGCAGCATTCTCCAGCCTGTTGTGGAACAGCTGAAAACCTATCAGGATCACGGGTATTCCATCGTGGGCGGCCTCGGAATCTCGGGCAGCCCCTCCTGCGATCCGGGCAAAGGCGTATTTATGCGCGACTTTCTGGAGCTGGCCGCAGAGAACGGGGTAGCCATTGATTTCTTCTGGCAGATTCCCAACACCGCTGACGGAACCTTCAATCCCGGGGATTCAAATAGTGTCTACGGCCCTACCCGTACGCCTGTAACCCAAAAGGGTGATGAGCAGCAATGA
- a CDS encoding ATP-binding cassette domain-containing protein: MIRIQDVTFYYNEPDEASGHAGLRPALSKVSLDIQPGEFVALLGRNGSGKSSLSRLLNGIELPTEGTVTVDGRRTAEPHEVQEIRRAVQIVFQNPENQQVGLTVGEDIAFGLSNIGWPQQEIRSRIAWALQLVGLEADEERPVTRLSGGEKQKLALASVLALAPRYLILDEATSMLDPVARRRFVETLHEVRQRVPFTLIYITHHLEEVMGADRWVLFREGRIVTSGPPSGLQKDTQLLHDCGLELPYYYKLAELLRRSGIPAPATLSEQELRGLLCRSS; encoded by the coding sequence ATGATACGTATCCAGGATGTCACATTTTACTATAATGAACCCGATGAAGCCTCTGGGCACGCCGGTCTGAGGCCGGCGTTATCGAAGGTATCGCTCGACATTCAGCCGGGAGAGTTCGTGGCACTGCTGGGCCGCAATGGTTCAGGCAAATCCTCGCTTTCCCGCCTGCTAAACGGCATTGAGCTGCCGACGGAGGGAACGGTGACGGTTGACGGGCGCCGGACTGCGGAGCCGCATGAAGTACAGGAGATCCGGAGGGCGGTGCAAATCGTCTTCCAGAATCCTGAGAATCAGCAGGTTGGGCTTACTGTGGGTGAGGATATTGCTTTTGGTCTTTCCAATATCGGCTGGCCGCAGCAGGAGATCCGCAGCCGGATTGCCTGGGCGCTACAGCTTGTCGGGTTAGAGGCCGATGAAGAACGTCCGGTCACCCGTTTATCGGGCGGTGAGAAACAGAAGCTAGCACTCGCTTCTGTACTGGCGCTTGCCCCGCGCTATCTCATTCTGGATGAAGCCACATCCATGCTGGACCCGGTTGCCCGCCGCCGGTTCGTGGAAACCCTGCATGAGGTGAGACAACGGGTTCCCTTTACATTGATTTATATCACCCATCATCTGGAAGAGGTAATGGGCGCAGACCGCTGGGTGCTGTTCCGTGAAGGCAGGATCGTCACATCCGGACCGCCTTCAGGACTGCAGAAGGATACACAGCTGCTGCACGATTGCGGACTGGAGCTGCCCTATTATTATAAGCTTGCAGAATTGCTCCGCCGCAGCGGAATCCCCGCACCTGCAACTTTAAGTGAACAAGAATTGAGAGGATTGCTATGCAGATCATCTTAG
- a CDS encoding ATP-binding cassette domain-containing protein, whose product MQIILDHVSFTYSKRRKNRPLAGPLVLGKLQLTVDKGEMLAVAGKSGSGKSTFLQLLKGFLSPSEGNLYLDGTDPHLNRQPEQFDRIGFIFQYPEHQLFSTTVYEDIAFGLRSAKLSPEIQEAKVRKAMQAVQLDYGKFKDRSPFELSGGEKRRVAIAGVVVLEPEVLILDEPTAGLDLQSRTALFDLLHAMNREQGITIIWVSHQLEEILEHAARMIALMAGQFVADGAPSVLLSDPALLQAFDWEEPPALAVSRILRELGAAVQDNRPLTALEAAGAILALHQNRQVST is encoded by the coding sequence ATGCAGATCATCTTAGACCATGTCTCCTTCACCTATAGCAAACGGCGTAAGAACAGACCCTTGGCCGGACCATTAGTGCTGGGGAAGCTGCAATTAACCGTGGACAAGGGCGAAATGCTGGCAGTTGCCGGCAAATCCGGTTCAGGCAAATCAACCTTCCTCCAGCTGCTGAAGGGATTTCTGTCACCGTCCGAAGGAAACCTTTATTTGGACGGGACCGATCCCCATCTGAACCGGCAGCCGGAGCAGTTTGACCGGATCGGATTTATTTTTCAATACCCTGAACACCAGCTGTTCTCTACCACCGTGTATGAAGACATTGCCTTCGGGCTCCGGAGCGCCAAGCTGTCCCCTGAAATTCAGGAAGCCAAGGTGCGCAAGGCCATGCAAGCCGTTCAACTGGATTACGGGAAATTTAAAGACCGGAGTCCGTTTGAGCTCAGCGGAGGGGAGAAACGTCGTGTAGCCATTGCAGGAGTGGTTGTCCTGGAACCGGAGGTGCTGATTCTTGACGAACCCACAGCCGGACTGGACCTGCAATCACGGACCGCGCTGTTTGATTTGCTCCATGCGATGAACCGTGAGCAGGGGATCACGATCATATGGGTCAGTCATCAGCTGGAAGAGATTCTTGAGCATGCTGCACGTATGATTGCGCTTATGGCCGGACAGTTTGTGGCGGATGGCGCCCCCTCCGTGCTTCTGTCAGATCCGGCGCTGCTGCAGGCCTTTGACTGGGAGGAGCCGCCGGCGCTGGCCGTATCCCGGATACTGCGGGAGCTTGGGGCTGCTGTTCAAGACAACCGGCCGCTTACCGCCTTGGAGGCCGCCGGCGCCATTCTCGCTTTGCACCAGAACCGGCAAGTATCCACTTAA
- a CDS encoding energy-coupling factor transporter transmembrane component T family protein: MSGTSFLLYQKRNSWPERWDPRMKIVAVLLFGAAMLFTHDPGLKTLQLLILILLWGIAKLPWRVLVLTLLSLSLFFASTMIYQAILLSEPADTLIQWGPLQFSTRGLVNGMMMCEQIAGIVLLLSLLVRTTSPIVLAEGLELLLKPLKKWRFPVHEAVMMFSIALRFLPILVEEFDKIRKAQLARGGGFHRKGLSSRFGGVLPMLMPLFVMSILRAKDLAVAMESRCYQGEEGRTPIRIYQFKLSDYAVFSFAVCNLLFIFIG, translated from the coding sequence ATGTCAGGCACAAGCTTTTTACTCTATCAAAAACGGAATTCGTGGCCGGAACGCTGGGACCCGCGGATGAAAATTGTGGCGGTGCTGCTTTTTGGCGCTGCTATGCTGTTCACCCATGATCCGGGGCTGAAAACCTTACAGCTGCTTATACTGATCCTGTTATGGGGGATCGCGAAGCTGCCTTGGCGCGTTCTGGTCCTTACATTACTTTCTCTATCGTTATTTTTTGCCTCGACAATGATTTATCAAGCGATTCTGCTGTCAGAGCCGGCCGACACCCTGATTCAATGGGGTCCCCTTCAATTCTCTACCCGGGGCCTGGTCAACGGAATGATGATGTGCGAGCAGATTGCCGGGATTGTGCTGCTCCTGTCGCTGCTGGTACGGACAACCTCGCCTATTGTATTGGCGGAAGGACTGGAGCTTTTGCTGAAGCCTTTAAAAAAATGGCGTTTTCCCGTTCATGAGGCTGTCATGATGTTCTCCATCGCCCTGCGTTTTCTTCCTATTCTTGTGGAAGAATTCGACAAGATCCGCAAAGCCCAGCTTGCCCGGGGAGGCGGTTTTCACCGCAAGGGGCTTTCCTCCCGCTTTGGCGGAGTGCTGCCCATGCTTATGCCGCTGTTCGTGATGTCTATTCTCCGCGCCAAGGACCTGGCGGTCGCCATGGAATCCCGCTGCTACCAGGGAGAGGAAGGAAGAACCCCCATCCGGATCTACCAGTTTAAGCTAAGTGATTATGCCGTTTTTAGCTTCGCTGTCTGTAATTTGTTGTTTATTTTTATTGGGTAA
- a CDS encoding sigma-54-dependent Fis family transcriptional regulator, producing the protein MRISNTESLGNWKHFIFSGECAAGTKPVIAASWRRCRKAGVDPMCGKGMQVSEEELAFRLQEKKQLLSVAKPVMDSIYQIIKDTVYAIVLTDQDGVLLHTVLNKELKPECVKVNFVEGAKWDELSVGTNAVGTALAVNDAVQVLGSEHYCTSHHAWTCSAAPVHDSRGNVIGCLDLSGKAEDVHAHTFGVVVSAVSSIEKQLHMLEASQMMHAVFQSMQDGLLVIDTEYRVRHYNERLASIFMLSLEQMETLRIKELLEEVDLESVFAGERNLSYADCTLTVGSNKIDCMVNIYPFTFDDKILGASLTIREAGQVRKEVNQLAGFKANYRFAEVITDNSYMQGQIAFAQRIAKTNCTVLIEGESGTGKELFAQSVHNASLRAGGPFIAINCAALPKDLVESELFGYEKGSFTGALREGNPGKFELAHGGTIFLDEIGELPLEIQAKLLRVLDNHKVRRIGGKHERTLDVRVIAATNRDLAEEVDRKSYRSDLYYRLNVINIKLLPLRERREDIAPLARLFLLKCNRDHPGPAKRFSPSFLEALQSYEWQGNARELQNAVQRAYYVCSSAEITHLDLPPARTSLLQHSNSGNAAVPEKPSAEGAGKKMEQIEMESICSALKTCGGNVVTAAKMLGIGKSTMYRKIAGYGIRK; encoded by the coding sequence ATGCGAATCAGCAATACGGAATCGCTTGGAAACTGGAAACATTTCATATTCAGCGGTGAGTGTGCCGCCGGGACAAAGCCGGTCATAGCCGCTTCATGGAGAAGATGCCGTAAGGCCGGAGTCGATCCGATGTGCGGCAAGGGAATGCAGGTGTCAGAAGAGGAGCTGGCTTTCCGCCTGCAGGAGAAGAAGCAGCTTCTTTCCGTTGCCAAGCCGGTCATGGACAGCATCTATCAGATTATCAAGGATACGGTCTATGCAATTGTCCTGACCGATCAGGACGGTGTTCTTCTGCACACGGTACTCAATAAGGAGCTTAAACCGGAATGTGTCAAGGTGAATTTCGTGGAAGGGGCCAAATGGGATGAGCTCAGCGTAGGCACCAATGCGGTGGGTACCGCGCTGGCTGTCAATGATGCGGTTCAGGTGCTGGGCAGCGAGCATTACTGCACGTCGCATCATGCCTGGACCTGTTCGGCTGCACCGGTTCATGATAGCCGGGGCAACGTGATCGGATGCCTGGATCTGTCAGGCAAGGCAGAGGATGTTCATGCCCATACGTTCGGCGTTGTTGTATCGGCGGTCAGCAGTATCGAGAAGCAGCTCCATATGCTGGAGGCCAGCCAAATGATGCATGCCGTATTCCAGTCCATGCAGGACGGGCTGCTTGTTATTGATACCGAATACCGCGTGCGGCATTATAATGAAAGGCTGGCCTCGATCTTTATGCTCAGCCTGGAGCAAATGGAAACCTTGCGTATCAAAGAGCTGCTGGAAGAAGTCGATTTGGAGAGTGTGTTCGCCGGCGAACGGAATTTAAGCTACGCCGATTGTACGCTCACCGTAGGCAGCAACAAAATTGATTGTATGGTAAACATCTATCCGTTCACCTTCGATGACAAGATTCTGGGCGCTTCGCTCACGATCCGGGAAGCCGGGCAGGTGCGCAAAGAGGTCAATCAATTGGCCGGCTTCAAAGCGAACTACCGGTTCGCGGAAGTCATCACGGACAATTCCTATATGCAGGGGCAAATCGCATTTGCCCAGAGGATCGCGAAGACCAACTGTACAGTGCTGATCGAAGGGGAGAGCGGAACCGGCAAGGAGCTGTTTGCCCAATCGGTTCATAATGCGAGTCTGCGGGCCGGCGGTCCGTTTATTGCCATCAACTGTGCTGCGCTCCCCAAAGATCTGGTAGAGAGCGAGCTGTTTGGATACGAGAAGGGCTCCTTTACAGGGGCGCTCCGGGAAGGCAATCCGGGAAAGTTTGAGCTGGCGCACGGAGGGACTATTTTTCTGGATGAAATCGGGGAACTGCCGCTGGAGATTCAGGCAAAGCTGCTCCGTGTTCTGGATAACCATAAGGTCCGCAGAATCGGGGGCAAGCATGAGCGGACGCTGGATGTAAGAGTCATTGCAGCCACCAACCGCGATCTGGCGGAGGAAGTGGACCGGAAATCATACCGCAGCGACTTGTATTACCGCTTGAATGTAATCAATATCAAGCTGTTGCCGCTAAGGGAACGCAGGGAGGATATCGCCCCGCTGGCAAGGCTGTTCCTGCTGAAGTGCAACCGTGATCATCCCGGCCCGGCCAAGCGGTTCAGCCCCTCCTTTCTGGAAGCCTTGCAGAGCTATGAGTGGCAGGGAAATGCGCGCGAGCTTCAGAATGCCGTGCAGCGGGCTTATTATGTATGCAGCTCTGCGGAGATTACCCATCTGGATTTGCCTCCTGCACGGACCTCGCTTCTGCAACACTCCAACAGCGGTAATGCAGCGGTACCGGAGAAGCCTTCAGCGGAGGGGGCCGGCAAAAAAATGGAGCAGATAGAGATGGAAAGCATCTGCAGTGCGCTAAAAACATGCGGTGGCAATGTTGTCACCGCAGCCAAGATGCTGGGGATCGGAAAATCGACCATGTACCGGAAGATTGCCGGGTATGGAATAAGGAAATAG
- the rpoN gene encoding RNA polymerase factor sigma-54, with translation MDTKQKMGLSPGLRQSVEVLQMDSQELDQYVHRLSEENPLIEVQYSWGGSSIKGSKSTQHLLQYAAGPRHSLQDQLRSQLALLPLTKSERPLAAYLIGCLDDNGYFAEQVEVVAAGLGVGCQVIEAGLRRVQSLEPYGVGARNLQECLLLQLEHSGRLTPLLRLLIEHHLEQLGGNQLVRVAKELNTSLKRVQEAYSTIKSLNPRPAYALDNGESTVYIVPDVYVMQKNGAHEAAVHPLSCPQITLAESYQRLLSLSGDEETRRYLQEKHEQASWIMRCLEERKKTLCRVAGAILKLQRPFFERGQDYLVPLTLGRIAEELELHESTVSRAVRGKYMQCVWGTFELKYFFPSGITGEDSDWTPDALKRVIRELIEGEDKQAAYSDRRIAELLLEQGAVISRRTVAKYRESMRIASAPGRREYPV, from the coding sequence ATGGATACCAAGCAAAAAATGGGTTTGTCTCCCGGGCTGCGGCAATCCGTCGAGGTGCTGCAAATGGATTCGCAAGAGCTGGACCAATATGTACACCGGTTGTCAGAGGAAAATCCGTTGATTGAGGTGCAGTATTCCTGGGGCGGCAGCAGCATTAAGGGCTCTAAAAGCACGCAGCATTTGCTGCAGTATGCGGCAGGTCCCCGGCACAGTCTGCAGGATCAGCTGCGGTCGCAATTGGCGCTGCTGCCGCTGACCAAGAGTGAACGGCCTCTTGCGGCCTATCTGATTGGCTGCTTGGATGACAACGGGTATTTTGCGGAACAGGTGGAGGTCGTTGCAGCCGGACTGGGAGTCGGCTGTCAGGTTATCGAAGCCGGACTGAGACGTGTCCAGTCCCTGGAGCCTTACGGAGTCGGCGCCAGGAATTTGCAGGAATGTCTGCTGCTGCAGCTGGAGCACTCCGGCAGATTGACGCCTTTATTACGGCTGCTGATCGAACACCATCTTGAGCAGTTGGGCGGCAATCAGCTGGTCCGTGTCGCCAAAGAATTGAACACTTCCCTAAAAAGGGTTCAGGAAGCATACAGTACGATTAAATCTTTAAACCCCCGTCCCGCGTATGCCTTGGATAACGGGGAATCAACGGTGTACATTGTACCGGATGTGTACGTTATGCAGAAGAACGGCGCGCACGAAGCCGCCGTGCATCCCTTGTCCTGCCCGCAGATTACCCTTGCCGAAAGCTATCAGCGCCTGCTCAGCCTGAGCGGTGACGAAGAAACGCGCCGCTATTTGCAGGAGAAGCATGAACAGGCAAGCTGGATCATGAGATGCCTCGAGGAGCGCAAGAAGACTTTGTGCCGCGTAGCCGGCGCCATATTGAAGCTGCAGCGGCCTTTTTTTGAAAGAGGACAGGATTATCTCGTTCCCTTAACACTCGGCAGGATAGCCGAAGAGCTGGAGCTTCATGAGTCCACGGTAAGCCGGGCGGTCCGGGGCAAATATATGCAATGTGTATGGGGAACCTTTGAGCTGAAATATTTTTTTCCTTCCGGAATTACGGGGGAAGACAGCGATTGGACGCCGGATGCCCTGAAGCGGGTCATCCGTGAGCTTATAGAGGGAGAGGATAAGCAGGCAGCCTACAGCGACCGCCGGATCGCTGAGCTTCTGCTTGAGCAAGGCGCGGTCATCTCCCGCCGGACGGTTGCCAAGTACAGGGAATCCATGCGGATCGCCTCTGCTCCCGGCAGACGTGAATATCCGGTATAG
- the lpdA gene encoding dihydrolipoyl dehydrogenase, protein MRIVVLGGGPGGYVAAIRAAQLGAEVTLVEKKALGGTCLNVGCIPTKVLLHTTELYTHLKREGKALGIEAADVSVNWGQLQKRKDKIIRMNTGGIEALLTKNKVARLSGSGKFISARELEVTAADGSVRTVGFDRAIIATGSEPSSVPIPGAGLEGVITSDGALSLPAVPPSLCIIGGGVIGCEFASVYSSLGCKVTVIEMLPELIAAMDGDIVQCLRKEFASSGIEVHTETKVERIEQTAAGLRVVTSSGNGSHVIEADKVLLSIGRRPVTAGLGLEDIGVQLTRGAIQVNRKMETCIPGIYAIGDCNGGIMLAHVASAEGVIAAEAIMGEPSPVDFRTVPSCVYTRPELASVGMTETEAKQQGFRVKTGLFPLQANAKSMIMGESSGLVKYVVDAGNDEILGLHIAGPRATDIIVEGALAIRLEATLEEVVTTIHAHPTVAESLHEAAHAVHGRAIHLHE, encoded by the coding sequence ATGAGGATCGTTGTGCTTGGAGGCGGCCCGGGCGGATACGTGGCTGCGATACGGGCTGCGCAATTGGGAGCGGAAGTTACACTTGTAGAGAAAAAGGCTCTGGGCGGAACCTGCCTTAATGTCGGCTGCATTCCAACCAAGGTGCTGCTTCATACCACGGAACTGTACACTCATCTGAAGCGGGAGGGTAAGGCGCTTGGGATCGAGGCTGCGGACGTCTCTGTGAACTGGGGCCAGCTGCAGAAACGCAAAGACAAGATCATCAGAATGAACACCGGCGGCATTGAGGCGCTGCTCACCAAAAACAAGGTTGCCAGGCTGAGCGGCTCAGGCAAATTCATCAGCGCCCGCGAGCTGGAAGTCACCGCAGCCGATGGCAGTGTCCGGACGGTTGGCTTCGACCGGGCGATTATCGCCACAGGCTCAGAGCCGTCCTCCGTGCCTATTCCAGGTGCCGGGCTGGAAGGAGTCATTACAAGCGATGGAGCACTTTCGCTTCCTGCGGTACCGCCAAGCCTCTGCATTATTGGCGGAGGGGTCATCGGCTGCGAGTTCGCCAGTGTCTACAGCAGCCTGGGCTGCAAGGTTACGGTTATTGAGATGCTGCCCGAACTGATTGCAGCCATGGACGGCGATATTGTGCAATGCCTGCGGAAGGAATTCGCAAGCTCCGGCATTGAGGTGCACACAGAGACCAAGGTGGAGAGAATTGAACAGACGGCGGCGGGACTGCGGGTAGTCACTTCCTCCGGGAACGGCAGCCATGTGATAGAAGCGGATAAGGTGCTGCTGTCCATCGGCCGGCGGCCGGTGACTGCGGGCCTGGGACTGGAGGACATCGGGGTGCAGCTTACCCGCGGGGCAATCCAGGTTAACCGGAAAATGGAAACCTGCATACCGGGCATCTATGCGATCGGGGATTGCAACGGAGGAATCATGCTGGCTCATGTAGCCTCCGCCGAAGGGGTTATTGCTGCGGAAGCGATTATGGGCGAGCCTTCGCCGGTTGATTTCAGAACGGTTCCTTCCTGCGTCTACACCCGGCCTGAGCTGGCATCCGTGGGAATGACGGAGACGGAGGCCAAACAGCAGGGATTCCGGGTGAAGACAGGCCTATTCCCGCTTCAGGCCAATGCCAAATCCATGATTATGGGTGAGAGCAGCGGACTGGTGAAATACGTTGTGGACGCCGGCAATGATGAAATTCTGGGGCTGCACATTGCCGGCCCACGGGCAACAGACATCATTGTGGAAGGAGCGCTGGCGATTCGCCTTGAAGCAACACTGGAGGAAGTCGTGACCACCATTCATGCCCATCCGACTGTAGCGGAATCGCTGCACGAAGCCGCACATGCCGTTCATGGCCGGGCCATTCATCTTCACGAATAA
- a CDS encoding dihydrolipoamide acetyltransferase family protein yields MAELIVMPKLGLTMTEGTISNWRKAEGDTVTQGEILFDVETDKISNEVEAKLGGVLRKIIVEEGTVGIFQPVAVIGDANEDISALLGGGAPAVAPAPEQAGPPADGAAAVGEAAVPAAGGRIIASPYAKKTAALLSVELQQVRGSGPQGRITAGDVRKHAAEGGSGAAAKVKISPAAAKEAAALGIDPSGLHKEGRIMKEDIRSFAAASTKTTAQPAVQAAIQEVTRVPMNSMRRIIAKRMLESQAVSPAVTYNMKLDTTALGLLRQQLKDTLKVTYTDLLVSIAAKVLLEFPLLNCSVEGTELVLRNYANIGVAVGLEEGLIVPVVKNAAQKGLAEISQEVKRLAAGARNNSLTPEELTGGTFTITNLGMYGMESFSPIINQPEVAILGVNAIVDTPVAVNGEIVIRPLMNLSLTADHRAVDGAVAAQFMQKIKAYAENPALLLL; encoded by the coding sequence ATGGCTGAACTTATCGTTATGCCCAAATTAGGGCTCACTATGACCGAAGGGACAATCTCCAATTGGCGAAAAGCCGAGGGGGACACCGTGACCCAAGGGGAAATCCTGTTTGATGTGGAGACGGACAAAATCTCCAATGAAGTTGAAGCAAAGCTTGGCGGAGTGCTGCGGAAAATTATTGTAGAAGAAGGCACTGTGGGCATCTTCCAGCCGGTGGCGGTCATCGGCGATGCCAATGAGGACATCTCCGCTCTGCTTGGCGGCGGCGCGCCGGCGGTGGCGCCCGCACCTGAGCAGGCAGGCCCCCCGGCGGATGGGGCGGCTGCTGTAGGTGAGGCGGCGGTTCCAGCCGCCGGTGGCCGTATCATCGCTTCGCCGTATGCGAAGAAGACAGCCGCGCTGTTGTCCGTTGAGCTGCAGCAGGTGAGAGGGAGCGGGCCGCAGGGCAGAATTACCGCAGGAGATGTGCGCAAGCATGCCGCAGAAGGCGGCAGCGGAGCCGCGGCCAAAGTGAAAATATCTCCGGCGGCAGCCAAAGAAGCAGCAGCCCTCGGCATTGATCCTTCCGGGCTTCATAAGGAAGGAAGAATTATGAAGGAGGATATCCGTTCCTTCGCGGCAGCCTCTACTAAGACAACTGCACAGCCGGCGGTACAGGCAGCCATACAGGAAGTCACACGGGTGCCGATGAACAGCATGCGCAGAATTATCGCCAAGCGGATGCTGGAGAGCCAGGCGGTTTCTCCGGCTGTGACCTACAATATGAAGCTGGATACAACCGCCCTGGGTCTGCTGAGACAGCAGCTGAAGGATACGCTCAAGGTTACTTATACTGATCTGCTGGTCAGCATTGCAGCCAAGGTACTGCTGGAGTTCCCTCTCCTGAATTGTTCTGTTGAAGGAACGGAGCTTGTGCTGCGGAATTATGCCAACATTGGAGTAGCCGTGGGACTGGAGGAAGGACTTATAGTCCCTGTGGTCAAGAACGCCGCCCAAAAGGGACTGGCTGAAATATCGCAGGAAGTGAAACGGCTGGCGGCAGGAGCCAGAAATAACAGCCTGACCCCCGAGGAGTTGACCGGAGGCACGTTCACCATTACCAATCTGGGCATGTACGGCATGGAGTCCTTTTCGCCGATTATCAATCAGCCTGAGGTCGCCATTCTGGGCGTCAATGCCATCGTGGACACTCCGGTTGCCGTCAATGGTGAGATCGTCATCAGACCCTTGATGAACCTCAGCCTGACCGCTGACCACAGAGCTGTGGACGGGGCGGTTGCGGCGCAATTTATGCAAAAAATCAAAGCCTATGCGGAAAACCCGGCACTGCTGCTGCTGTGA